A section of the Jannaschia sp. S6380 genome encodes:
- a CDS encoding efflux RND transporter permease subunit, whose protein sequence is MRALIDAAFGRTRVVAMILIAVLSVGAFAYVGIPKESSPEIPIPHIYVSTGLEGISPEDAERLLAEPLETELSSLTGLRKMTTNAQEGHVSVSLEFEPAFDADEALDSVREAVDRAVPELPDDANDPVVTEINTALFPILTVILSGPVPERALNTLVDDLEDRIEGVPGVLEVDIGGQREQLLEVLIDPTVFETYNISFDELIGQITRNNRLIAAGAITTDAGRVVLKVPGLIENIEDVLSLPVKVRGDTVVTFADVATVRQTYEDPTSFARIDGQPALALEVKKRVGANIIETVRAVRAEIDTAREGWPATVRVDYLQDESEQVEDLLGDLEANVIAAILLVMIVVVWALGLRSALLVGLAIPGAFLAGVAALWFMGFTLNIVVLFSLILVVGMLVDGAIVVTELADRKLQEGLSARRAYSFAATRMSWPIIASTATTLSVFFPLLFWSGTTGEFMKFLPITVILTLGASLFMALVFIPVVGGIIGRRQPQSAAEKRAMHAAEVGDPRSLPGFTGRYVRLLERAILRPWTTVILALALLIGSFGFYGQFGNGITFFPSVEPDFMQVEVRARDNFSIWEKDALMRRVEARLDGQEGIASVYARTQADAQRSEELIGTLRIELTEWDTRPTADDIGAAIRTDMATIPGIDVQVQTESGGPSAGKPVNLQLRVRDPAQQTQAIEVVRDLMARIGGFTDITDTQPLPGVEWRLRVDRSEAARFGADVSLIGQAVQLLTQGITVADYRPDSAEGSVDIRVRFPSGDRTLEELEGLRVPTTAGLVPISNFVTFEPTARTGTITRIDQSRVARIEANVAPGLLVNDQVIALQEALETADLPPGVTASFAGEAQDQQDAMVFLIGAFVSAVLLMFLILLVQFNNFWQAFIVMSAIVFSIAGVLLGLLVTGRPFGVVMGGIGVIALAGIVVNTNIVLIDTYNDLVRNGASPLEAALRTGAQRLRPVVLTASTTALGLMPMVIGVNLDFGAREIVYGAPSTQWWTELSSAIAGGLVVATVLTLIVTPAMLMLGVRRARRPRPRGADPAAVPA, encoded by the coding sequence ATGCGCGCGTTGATCGACGCCGCCTTCGGGCGCACGCGCGTGGTGGCGATGATCCTGATCGCGGTTCTGTCCGTCGGGGCCTTCGCCTATGTCGGCATCCCGAAGGAGTCGTCGCCCGAGATCCCGATCCCGCATATCTACGTCTCGACCGGCCTCGAAGGGATCAGCCCCGAGGATGCCGAGCGTCTGCTGGCCGAACCGCTGGAAACGGAGCTTTCGTCGCTGACGGGATTGCGCAAGATGACCACGAACGCGCAGGAGGGGCACGTCTCCGTCAGCCTGGAGTTCGAGCCCGCCTTCGATGCCGACGAGGCGCTGGACAGCGTGCGCGAGGCGGTCGACCGCGCCGTGCCCGAGTTGCCCGACGACGCCAACGACCCGGTCGTGACCGAGATCAACACGGCCCTCTTCCCGATCCTGACGGTCATCCTGTCCGGCCCGGTGCCGGAGCGCGCGCTCAACACGCTGGTCGACGATCTGGAGGACCGGATCGAGGGCGTCCCGGGCGTGCTGGAGGTGGATATCGGGGGGCAGCGCGAACAGCTGCTGGAAGTGCTGATCGACCCGACGGTGTTCGAGACCTACAACATCTCCTTCGACGAGCTGATCGGCCAGATCACCCGCAACAATCGTCTGATCGCGGCGGGCGCGATCACCACCGATGCCGGCCGCGTCGTCCTGAAGGTTCCGGGCCTGATCGAGAACATCGAGGACGTGCTGTCGCTGCCGGTGAAGGTCCGCGGCGACACGGTCGTCACCTTCGCCGATGTCGCCACCGTGCGGCAGACCTACGAGGACCCGACCAGCTTTGCGCGGATCGACGGGCAGCCGGCGCTCGCGCTGGAGGTGAAGAAGCGCGTGGGGGCCAACATCATCGAGACGGTCCGGGCCGTGCGCGCCGAAATCGACACGGCCCGCGAGGGGTGGCCGGCCACGGTTCGGGTGGACTACCTGCAGGACGAATCCGAACAGGTCGAGGACCTCCTGGGCGATCTGGAGGCCAACGTGATCGCCGCGATCCTGCTGGTGATGATCGTCGTCGTCTGGGCGCTGGGCCTGCGGTCCGCCCTGCTGGTCGGGCTTGCCATTCCGGGCGCGTTCCTGGCCGGCGTCGCGGCGCTCTGGTTCATGGGGTTCACGCTGAACATCGTGGTCCTCTTCTCGTTGATCCTGGTGGTCGGGATGCTTGTCGACGGCGCCATCGTCGTGACCGAGCTGGCCGACCGAAAGTTGCAGGAGGGGCTGTCCGCCCGCCGCGCCTATTCCTTCGCGGCGACGCGAATGTCCTGGCCCATCATCGCCTCGACGGCCACGACCCTCTCGGTCTTCTTCCCGCTTTTGTTCTGGTCGGGCACGACGGGCGAATTCATGAAGTTCCTGCCCATCACGGTGATCCTGACGCTGGGCGCTTCGCTCTTCATGGCGCTGGTCTTCATCCCGGTGGTCGGCGGCATCATCGGGCGCCGCCAGCCCCAATCGGCGGCCGAAAAGCGCGCCATGCATGCCGCAGAGGTCGGGGATCCGCGCAGCCTGCCGGGCTTCACCGGACGGTATGTCCGACTGCTCGAACGGGCGATCCTGCGGCCCTGGACGACCGTTATCTTGGCACTGGCCCTTTTGATCGGGTCGTTCGGCTTCTACGGGCAGTTCGGCAACGGCATCACGTTCTTTCCCAGCGTGGAGCCGGACTTCATGCAGGTCGAGGTCCGCGCCCGCGACAACTTCTCGATCTGGGAGAAGGACGCGCTGATGCGCCGGGTCGAGGCCAGGCTGGACGGGCAGGAGGGCATCGCTTCGGTCTATGCGCGCACGCAGGCCGATGCGCAGCGTTCCGAGGAACTGATCGGGACGTTGCGGATCGAGTTGACCGAATGGGACACCCGCCCGACGGCCGACGACATCGGTGCGGCCATCCGAACGGACATGGCCACGATCCCCGGCATCGACGTGCAGGTCCAGACCGAGTCGGGCGGCCCTTCAGCCGGCAAGCCGGTCAACCTGCAGCTGCGCGTCCGCGACCCCGCCCAGCAGACGCAGGCGATCGAGGTCGTCCGCGACCTGATGGCGCGGATCGGCGGGTTCACCGACATCACCGACACGCAGCCGCTGCCGGGGGTCGAATGGCGCCTTCGGGTCGACCGGTCCGAGGCGGCGCGCTTCGGCGCCGATGTCAGCCTGATCGGCCAGGCGGTGCAGCTGCTGACGCAGGGGATCACGGTTGCCGACTATCGCCCCGATTCGGCCGAAGGCAGCGTGGACATCCGCGTTCGCTTTCCCAGCGGGGACCGGACGCTGGAGGAGCTGGAGGGCCTGCGCGTGCCCACGACGGCGGGCCTCGTCCCCATCAGCAATTTCGTTACCTTCGAGCCCACCGCCCGGACGGGCACGATCACGCGCATCGACCAGAGCCGCGTCGCCCGGATCGAGGCGAACGTGGCGCCGGGTCTTCTGGTCAATGACCAGGTGATCGCGCTGCAGGAGGCGCTCGAGACAGCGGACCTGCCCCCCGGCGTGACCGCGAGCTTCGCCGGCGAGGCGCAGGACCAGCAGGATGCGATGGTCTTCCTGATCGGCGCCTTCGTCTCGGCGGTCCTGCTGATGTTCCTGATCCTGCTCGTGCAGTTCAACAACTTCTGGCAGGCCTTCATCGTGATGTCGGCCATCGTCTTCTCGATCGCGGGCGTGTTGCTGGGGCTGCTGGTGACCGGGCGGCCCTTCGGCGTGGTCATGGGGGGTATCGGGGTGATCGCACTGGCGGGGATCGTGGTGAACACGAACATCGTCCTGATCGACACCTACAACGACTTGGTGCGCAACGGCGCATCGCCGCTGGAGGCGGCGCTCAGAACGGGGGCGCAGCGGTTGCGACCCGTGGTGTTGACCGCGTCGACGACGGCGCTGGGGCTGATGCCGATGGTGATCGGCGTGAACCTGGATTTCGGCGCGCGCGAGATCGTCTACGGTGCACCGTCGACGCAATGGTGGACGGAGCTTTCCTCGGCCATCGCGGGCGGACTGGTCGTCGCCACGGTCCTGACGCTGATCGTGACGCCGGCGATGTTGATGCTGGGCGTGCGCCGGGCCCGCCGGCCCCGACCGCGCGGGGCGGACCCCGCGGCCGTGCCGGCCTGA
- a CDS encoding endonuclease/exonuclease/phosphatase family protein: MRLKIVSWNIRKAVGLDWRRDPARVLDVLGAMAPDIILLQEADKRLPPRPPALPLDVVRDAGWHTIDADPETPSIGHHGNAILHRPDLRPTRVVGLDLPGLEPRGSVLARIVGRGSAITVAGMHLGLRAKDRRLQVPDVVAKARDLGDPVLMAGDLNEWRAGDDALDLPPDWRLVAPGPSFHATRPTLRLDRYIVGPGIEVVETGVLPKTEARRASDHLPVWMEIEIR; the protein is encoded by the coding sequence ATGCGCCTGAAAATCGTCAGCTGGAACATCCGCAAGGCCGTCGGCCTGGATTGGCGCCGCGACCCCGCGCGCGTGCTGGACGTGTTGGGCGCCATGGCCCCCGACATCATCCTGCTGCAGGAGGCCGACAAGCGTCTTCCCCCCCGGCCCCCGGCGCTGCCGCTCGACGTGGTTCGTGACGCCGGCTGGCACACCATCGACGCCGACCCCGAGACACCGTCGATCGGCCATCACGGCAATGCCATCCTGCACCGCCCCGATCTTCGCCCGACCCGCGTCGTCGGGCTGGACCTGCCGGGGCTGGAGCCGCGCGGATCGGTCCTCGCCCGGATCGTGGGGCGGGGAAGCGCGATCACCGTCGCCGGCATGCATCTCGGCCTGCGGGCCAAGGACCGGCGCCTGCAGGTGCCCGATGTCGTCGCCAAGGCGCGGGACCTGGGCGACCCCGTCCTGATGGCGGGCGACCTGAACGAGTGGCGCGCCGGGGACGACGCGCTCGACCTGCCGCCGGACTGGCGCCTGGTGGCGCCTGGCCCGAGCTTTCATGCGACGCGCCCGACCCTGCGGCTGGACCGCTATATCGTCGGTCCCGGGATCGAGGTCGTCGAAACCGGCGTCTTGCCCAAGACGGAGGCGCGCCGCGCGTCCGACCATCTGCCCGTCTGGATGGAGATCGAGATCCGGTAG
- a CDS encoding efflux RND transporter periplasmic adaptor subunit yields MSDDTSAPDGVAADRRAEAGPARLRFETDAGASRSKWIAGALVVALVGWMGSGYVLPSTSEGEVRDESAQTPPAVAIRRSEAEEVTLYLTAEGQALPDRRSGIPTETSGQIAEVLVRKGQDVDAREVIARIDAAQREADLARARTELERTERDYENARTLLDRGVATVDRVAETRTALAAARAQLAAAEEETARTEIRAPFAGRIETLDIDPGQFVANGTVVAEVVDNTPLTVSIRVPQQALNEVRAGQVAEVRFITGETSPGEVTFVGTAADAETRTFLAEVTVDNPGGTVPAGVSAEVRIPTGTAVAHLLSPAIMSLSSDGVLGIKTLGDEGAVVFNEVEIVRAESEGIWVTGLPEQATILTVGQGFVSEGEQVMPMPEAELDAGVDPVAVALDEATGAAMPDGAVE; encoded by the coding sequence ATGAGCGACGATACCTCCGCCCCCGACGGCGTCGCTGCGGATCGCCGCGCCGAGGCCGGGCCCGCGCGTCTGCGGTTCGAAACGGACGCGGGGGCATCGCGGTCGAAGTGGATCGCGGGCGCCCTGGTCGTGGCCCTGGTGGGATGGATGGGGTCGGGATACGTCCTGCCGTCCACGTCCGAAGGCGAGGTCCGGGACGAGTCGGCGCAGACACCGCCTGCCGTGGCCATCCGCCGAAGCGAAGCCGAGGAGGTCACGCTTTACCTCACGGCCGAGGGGCAGGCGCTTCCCGACCGGCGCAGCGGCATTCCGACCGAGACATCGGGCCAGATCGCCGAGGTTCTGGTTCGCAAGGGGCAGGACGTGGACGCCCGCGAGGTCATCGCCCGGATCGACGCCGCCCAGCGCGAGGCCGACCTGGCCCGCGCCCGCACCGAACTGGAACGGACCGAGCGCGACTACGAAAACGCCCGGACCTTGCTGGATCGCGGCGTGGCCACGGTCGACCGCGTGGCCGAGACGCGGACGGCGCTGGCCGCCGCGCGCGCCCAGCTGGCCGCCGCCGAGGAGGAGACCGCCCGAACCGAAATCCGCGCGCCGTTCGCCGGACGGATCGAGACGCTGGACATCGACCCGGGTCAATTCGTGGCCAATGGAACCGTGGTGGCCGAGGTGGTCGACAACACGCCCCTGACCGTGAGCATCCGCGTGCCCCAGCAGGCCCTGAACGAGGTTCGCGCAGGCCAGGTCGCGGAGGTTCGATTCATCACCGGAGAGACCAGCCCGGGCGAGGTCACCTTTGTCGGGACGGCCGCCGATGCCGAGACCCGAACCTTCCTGGCCGAGGTGACGGTGGACAACCCCGGCGGCACCGTTCCCGCGGGCGTCAGTGCCGAAGTGAGGATTCCCACCGGGACCGCGGTTGCGCACCTGCTGTCGCCGGCGATCATGTCGCTGTCGTCCGACGGCGTGCTCGGCATCAAGACACTGGGCGACGAGGGCGCGGTCGTCTTCAACGAGGTGGAGATCGTGCGTGCCGAGAGCGAGGGCATCTGGGTCACGGGTCTGCCCGAACAGGCCACGATCCTGACCGTGGGGCAAGGCTTCGTCTCCGAAGGCGAGCAGGTCATGCCGATGCCCGAGGCGGAGCTGGACGCGGGCGTCGACCCCGTCGCCGTCGCCCTGGACGAGGCGACCGGTGCCGCCATGCCCGACGGTGCGGTCGAGTGA
- the thrS gene encoding threonine--tRNA ligase, giving the protein MSQITLTFPDGNTRQVPLGTTPGQVAEDISKSLAKKAISAQVNDAHWDLTWPIEQDASIAINTMQDEEPALELIRHDLAHVMARAVQTIWPDVKVTIGPVRDFGWFYDFDREEPFTPEDLDAIEAEMKRIIAARDPVRTELWERDRARKHYEDAGEPFKVELIDRIPGDEPIRMYWHGDWQDLCRGPHLSHTGQIPADAFKLTRVSSAYWLGDNTRPQLQRIYGIAFRNRDDLKAHLKFLEEAEARDHRKLGREMDLFHMQEEAPGQVFWHPNGWTIYTTLQDYMRRRQRRGGYVEVNTPQVVDRKLWEASGHWDKYQDHMFIVEVDEEHAREKAINALKPMNCPCHVQVFNQGLKSYRDLPLRMAEFGSCNRYEPSGALHGIMRVRGFTQDDGHIFCTEEQIEAECAAFIKFLAETYADLGFERFDIAFATRPEKRVGSDAAWDHVEGALEAAIKSVGAPYRVEEGDGAFYGPKLDFYLTDAIGRVWQCGTFQVDPNLPERLGATYVGEDGDKHRPYMLHRATLGSFERFIGILIENSAGRLPFWLAPRQVVVASIVSEADEYVAEVVETLTAAGVRAEADIRNEKINYKVREHSLGKVPVILAIGRQEVENGTVTLRRLGEKATEVLPLADVAASLAAEATPPDLRN; this is encoded by the coding sequence ATGTCCCAGATCACCCTGACCTTTCCCGATGGCAATACGCGCCAGGTGCCCCTCGGCACCACGCCCGGTCAGGTGGCCGAGGACATTTCCAAGTCGCTGGCGAAGAAGGCGATTTCGGCGCAGGTGAACGATGCCCACTGGGACCTAACCTGGCCGATCGAGCAGGACGCATCAATCGCGATCAACACCATGCAGGACGAGGAACCGGCGCTGGAGTTGATCCGCCACGACCTCGCGCATGTGATGGCGCGGGCGGTGCAGACGATCTGGCCCGACGTGAAGGTCACCATCGGGCCGGTACGCGATTTCGGGTGGTTCTATGACTTCGATCGGGAGGAGCCGTTCACCCCCGAGGATCTCGACGCGATCGAAGCCGAGATGAAGCGCATCATCGCCGCGCGAGATCCCGTGCGCACCGAACTTTGGGAGCGCGACCGGGCGCGCAAGCATTACGAGGACGCGGGCGAGCCATTCAAGGTGGAACTGATCGACCGCATTCCGGGCGACGAGCCCATCCGGATGTACTGGCACGGCGACTGGCAGGATCTCTGTCGCGGGCCGCATCTGAGCCATACCGGCCAGATCCCGGCCGATGCGTTCAAACTGACCCGCGTGTCGTCGGCCTATTGGCTCGGCGACAACACGCGTCCGCAGTTGCAGCGCATCTATGGCATCGCCTTCCGCAACCGCGATGACCTGAAGGCGCATCTGAAGTTCCTGGAGGAGGCCGAGGCGCGCGACCATCGCAAGCTCGGCCGCGAGATGGACCTGTTCCACATGCAGGAGGAGGCGCCGGGCCAGGTGTTCTGGCATCCGAACGGCTGGACCATCTACACGACGTTGCAGGACTACATGCGCCGGCGGCAGCGGCGCGGCGGCTATGTCGAGGTGAACACCCCCCAGGTCGTCGACCGGAAGCTGTGGGAGGCGTCGGGCCACTGGGACAAGTATCAGGACCACATGTTCATCGTCGAGGTCGACGAGGAACATGCCCGCGAGAAGGCGATCAATGCGCTGAAGCCGATGAACTGCCCCTGCCACGTGCAGGTCTTCAACCAGGGTCTGAAGAGTTATCGCGACCTGCCGCTGCGTATGGCCGAGTTCGGGTCATGCAACCGCTACGAGCCGTCGGGCGCGCTGCACGGGATCATGCGCGTGCGCGGCTTCACGCAGGACGACGGCCATATCTTCTGCACCGAGGAGCAGATCGAGGCGGAGTGCGCGGCCTTCATCAAGTTCCTGGCCGAGACCTATGCCGATCTGGGCTTTGAGCGCTTCGACATCGCCTTCGCCACGCGGCCCGAGAAGCGCGTCGGCTCCGACGCGGCATGGGACCATGTCGAAGGCGCGCTGGAGGCGGCGATCAAATCCGTCGGTGCGCCGTACCGGGTGGAGGAAGGCGACGGCGCGTTCTATGGCCCCAAGCTCGATTTCTACCTGACGGACGCCATCGGCCGGGTCTGGCAATGCGGCACGTTCCAGGTGGATCCCAACCTGCCGGAACGGCTCGGCGCGACCTATGTGGGTGAGGATGGCGACAAGCACCGGCCCTATATGCTGCACCGCGCGACGCTCGGCAGCTTCGAGCGGTTCATCGGCATCCTGATCGAGAACTCCGCCGGTCGCCTGCCGTTCTGGCTGGCCCCGCGCCAGGTCGTCGTCGCCTCCATCGTGTCCGAGGCGGACGAGTACGTGGCCGAGGTCGTCGAGACGCTGACCGCCGCGGGGGTGCGTGCCGAGGCGGACATCCGGAACGAGAAGATCAACTACAAGGTACGCGAACATTCGCTGGGAAAGGTTCCCGTCATCCTCGCCATCGGTCGGCAGGAGGTGGAGAACGGCACCGTGACGCTGCGCAGGCTTGGCGAGAAGGCGACCGAGGTCCTGCCCCTCGCCGATGTCGCCGCGTCGCTGGCGGCTGAGGCGACGCCGCCGGATCTGCGGAATTGA
- the guaB gene encoding IMP dehydrogenase, whose translation MEIREALTFDDVLLVPGASQVLPGSADTRTQVTKSIALNIPLLSSAMDTVTEARMAIAMAQAGGMGVIHRNLDLDAQQMEVRRVKRFESGVVYNPVTLRADQTLADAKALQDRYRVTGFPVIDDKGRVLGIVTNRDMRFASDDATPVATMMTADNLAMLREPVDLAEAKSIMHARRIEKLLVVNDRGHLTGLLTIKDIEQAVLNPQACKDQLGRLRVAAATTVGDAGFERSEALIDAGCDLIVVDTAHGHSEGVGQAVDRIKRLSNDVQVVAGNVATADGTRALIDAGADAVKVGIGPGSICTTRIVAGVGVPQLTAIIDSAGAAGDVPVIADGGIKFSGDFAKAIAAGASCAMVGSMIAGTDESPGEVVLYQGRSFKSYRGMGSLGAMARGSADRYFQKDAASDKLVPEGIEGQVPYKGSAGAVVHQLVGGLRAAMGYTGCATVAEMRTACRFVKITGAGLKESHVHDVQITRESPNYRS comes from the coding sequence ATGGAGATTCGCGAGGCCCTGACCTTCGATGACGTGCTGCTCGTACCGGGGGCCAGCCAGGTTCTTCCCGGGTCGGCGGACACCCGGACGCAGGTCACGAAATCGATCGCGCTGAACATTCCCCTCCTCTCCTCGGCCATGGACACGGTGACCGAGGCCCGGATGGCCATCGCCATGGCGCAGGCGGGCGGCATGGGCGTGATCCACCGCAACCTCGACCTCGACGCGCAGCAGATGGAGGTTCGGCGCGTCAAACGGTTCGAAAGCGGGGTCGTCTACAACCCCGTCACCCTGCGCGCCGACCAGACGCTGGCGGATGCCAAGGCCCTGCAGGACCGCTACCGGGTCACCGGCTTCCCCGTCATCGACGACAAGGGACGCGTGCTGGGCATCGTGACGAACCGCGACATGCGCTTCGCCAGCGACGACGCCACGCCCGTCGCCACGATGATGACCGCCGACAACCTCGCCATGCTGCGCGAGCCTGTGGACTTGGCCGAGGCGAAATCGATCATGCACGCGCGGCGGATCGAGAAACTGCTGGTGGTCAACGACAGGGGCCATCTGACCGGCCTTCTGACCATCAAGGATATCGAGCAGGCGGTGCTGAACCCGCAGGCCTGCAAGGACCAGCTGGGCCGGCTGCGCGTCGCCGCCGCGACCACCGTGGGCGATGCCGGGTTCGAGCGGTCCGAGGCCCTGATCGATGCCGGCTGCGACCTGATCGTGGTCGACACTGCGCATGGCCACTCCGAAGGGGTGGGCCAAGCCGTCGACCGCATCAAGCGGCTGTCGAACGACGTGCAGGTCGTGGCCGGAAACGTGGCCACCGCCGATGGCACGCGCGCGTTGATCGATGCGGGCGCGGATGCGGTGAAGGTTGGGATCGGTCCCGGGTCGATCTGCACCACGCGCATCGTGGCCGGCGTCGGCGTCCCGCAACTGACGGCGATCATCGACAGCGCGGGGGCCGCCGGCGACGTCCCGGTGATCGCGGACGGAGGGATCAAGTTCTCGGGCGATTTCGCCAAGGCCATCGCCGCCGGCGCGTCCTGCGCAATGGTCGGCAGCATGATCGCCGGCACCGACGAGAGCCCGGGCGAAGTGGTGCTTTACCAGGGGCGGTCTTTCAAATCCTACCGTGGCATGGGCAGCCTTGGCGCAATGGCGCGCGGATCGGCCGACCGGTATTTCCAGAAGGACGCCGCCTCTGACAAGCTCGTCCCCGAGGGGATCGAGGGGCAGGTCCCTTACAAGGGATCCGCCGGGGCGGTCGTGCACCAACTCGTCGGGGGTCTGCGCGCGGCCATGGGCTATACCGGTTGCGCCACCGTGGCAGAGATGCGGACCGCCTGCCGCTTCGTCAAGATCACGGGCGCCGGCCTGAAGGAGAGCCACGTCCACGATGTGCAGATCACGCGCGAGTCGCCGAACTACCGTTCCTGA
- a CDS encoding RsmB/NOP family class I SAM-dependent RNA methyltransferase — MTPGARIQAAIELLGRILAGAPVERELTAWARNSRYAGSKDRAAVRDHVFDALRRLRSSGWCAGQGAIDPMAMDPRAILAGLLANRGEDPATLFTGQGHAPRPFALPPPPGPPPTGVRLDMPDWLLARFDAALGANRDSVLALLRDRAPIFVRTNIRRISPAELTRILAAEGIVATPGPLSDSALEIAPGTRGLAATQAFRDGLFEMQDAGSQALVDRLPAMPGSKVLDLCAGGGGKALAYAARGDARIFAHDADPARMRDIPVRADRAGHTIALTEDPEACGPFDGVIADVPCSGSGSWRRAPEAKWRLTPARLSEFCRIQPEILKRARTLVRPGGWVAYMTCSLLKEENADIVDAELAAGSGLRLRDRWSCTPLDGADGFHLSLLERA, encoded by the coding sequence ATGACCCCCGGTGCCCGGATACAGGCCGCCATCGAACTCCTCGGTCGCATCCTGGCCGGTGCCCCCGTCGAGCGGGAATTGACCGCATGGGCGCGCAACAGTCGCTATGCCGGATCCAAGGACCGCGCCGCCGTCCGCGATCACGTCTTCGACGCGCTGCGCCGCCTCCGCTCGTCCGGCTGGTGCGCGGGGCAGGGGGCCATCGACCCCATGGCGATGGACCCGCGTGCCATTCTGGCGGGCCTGCTGGCCAACCGGGGCGAGGACCCCGCGACCTTGTTCACGGGGCAGGGACACGCGCCCCGGCCTTTCGCGTTGCCGCCCCCGCCGGGTCCGCCCCCGACGGGCGTGCGGCTCGACATGCCCGATTGGCTGCTTGCGCGGTTCGATGCGGCGCTGGGGGCAAATCGCGATTCCGTTCTGGCCCTTCTACGCGACCGTGCCCCGATCTTCGTTCGCACGAACATCCGACGCATATCCCCTGCGGAGCTGACGCGGATTCTCGCCGCGGAGGGGATCGTGGCCACGCCCGGGCCGCTCTCGGATTCGGCGCTCGAAATTGCACCGGGAACCCGTGGTCTGGCGGCGACGCAGGCCTTTCGCGATGGCCTTTTCGAGATGCAGGACGCCGGATCTCAGGCCCTTGTCGACCGCCTTCCCGCCATGCCCGGCAGCAAGGTCCTGGACCTGTGTGCCGGAGGCGGGGGCAAGGCCTTGGCCTACGCGGCCCGTGGCGATGCCCGTATCTTCGCCCACGATGCGGATCCCGCGCGGATGCGCGATATTCCCGTGCGCGCCGATCGGGCGGGTCACACGATCGCGTTGACCGAAGACCCGGAAGCCTGCGGTCCGTTCGATGGCGTGATCGCCGACGTCCCCTGTTCGGGGTCCGGAAGCTGGCGCCGCGCGCCCGAGGCGAAATGGCGCCTGACGCCTGCACGCCTGTCCGAATTCTGCCGCATTCAGCCGGAAATCCTGAAGCGGGCGCGCACCCTCGTCCGACCGGGGGGCTGGGTGGCCTACATGACCTGTTCGCTCCTGAAAGAGGAGAACGCCGACATCGTCGATGCCGAACTTGCCGCGGGGTCCGGATTGCGACTGCGCGACCGCTGGTCCTGCACGCCCCTCGACGGCGCGGACGGATTTCATCTGAGCCTGTTGGAGCGGGCCTGA